Proteins encoded within one genomic window of Bermanella sp. WJH001:
- a CDS encoding MOSC N-terminal beta barrel domain-containing protein: MTPYISQLFYFPVKSLKGSKLDVMSIDDFGPQWDRRFMLVDKTGRFVTQRQLPKMGQISASINENTLVFTFDEQHRSINLKDLNAIDQYMDVKVWGDEVRARLINGEINAWLSEILNREVLLCYMGDDTHRQVDLEFAQKGDRASFSDGFPFLIISEASVEFLADKLGRKLALERFRPNIIVGGCDAFSEDQWKKIKINGVEFDIVKPCSRCVIPTLDLATSAKQPDVMQVMLKHRKQGKNVMMGQNAIHRGLGEINVGDLIEVLI; encoded by the coding sequence ATGACCCCTTATATTAGTCAGTTATTTTACTTTCCGGTTAAATCATTAAAAGGCTCTAAATTGGATGTGATGTCCATTGACGACTTTGGCCCTCAGTGGGATAGGCGTTTTATGCTGGTTGATAAAACGGGGCGCTTTGTCACTCAAAGACAGTTACCTAAAATGGGGCAAATTTCCGCTAGCATAAATGAAAATACGTTGGTTTTTACATTTGATGAGCAGCACAGATCAATCAACTTAAAAGATCTGAACGCTATTGATCAATATATGGATGTTAAGGTCTGGGGTGACGAGGTTCGAGCTCGATTAATTAATGGCGAGATTAACGCTTGGTTGAGTGAGATTTTAAATCGAGAGGTTTTATTGTGTTATATGGGCGATGATACTCACCGCCAAGTTGATTTAGAATTTGCGCAAAAAGGGGATCGAGCAAGCTTTTCAGATGGCTTTCCGTTTTTAATTATCAGTGAGGCCTCCGTTGAGTTTTTAGCAGATAAACTTGGACGAAAGCTAGCGTTAGAACGTTTTAGACCTAACATCATTGTCGGGGGCTGCGATGCATTTTCGGAAGATCAGTGGAAAAAAATAAAAATCAACGGTGTTGAGTTTGACATAGTAAAACCATGTTCACGTTGTGTGATACCCACACTAGATTTAGCGACATCAGCTAAGCAGCCGGATGTGATGCAAGTTATGTTAAAACATCGAAAGCAAGGTAAGAATGTGATGATGGGGCAGAATGCGATTCATCGAGGGCTTGGTGAGATTAACGTGGGGGATTTGATTGAAGTGCTGATTTAA
- a CDS encoding chemotaxis protein CheV — translation MSSVLSNVDSRTKLVGQNRLELLLFHFGRGQTYAINVFKIQEVLRVTRLTNIPDSHPVVKGVTHLRGHTLPVVDLSHAIGMRPTEITEDTTMIVTEYNRTVQAFLVAGVERIVNMNWEEIMPPPKGTGKSHYLTAITKVDGKIVEIIDVEKVLAEIVPYETGISDDVVNLDVMERAAQSGLKVLTVDDSRIARSQVKETLVSIGIEVIQAADGLEGLHILKKLAAEGPINSQLLMVITDAEMPSMDGYMLTTEIRKDPDLKDLYVVLHTSLSGSFNEAMVDKVGCNAFLSKFQPDKLAQAVEVRAKQLFG, via the coding sequence ATGTCAAGTGTGTTATCCAACGTTGACTCGCGAACTAAACTAGTAGGGCAAAATCGCCTAGAACTGCTGCTGTTTCATTTTGGTCGTGGTCAGACCTACGCCATCAACGTATTTAAGATTCAAGAAGTTCTTAGAGTGACACGTCTTACGAATATCCCAGATTCCCATCCTGTGGTTAAGGGGGTAACTCACTTACGCGGGCATACCTTACCGGTAGTGGATTTAAGCCATGCTATTGGCATGCGTCCCACTGAAATTACTGAAGATACCACCATGATCGTGACGGAATATAACCGTACGGTTCAGGCTTTTTTGGTGGCTGGGGTTGAGCGTATCGTTAATATGAATTGGGAAGAAATCATGCCGCCGCCAAAAGGCACAGGTAAGTCCCACTACTTGACCGCGATTACAAAAGTGGACGGCAAAATTGTCGAAATCATTGATGTTGAAAAAGTTCTGGCTGAGATTGTGCCATATGAAACCGGTATCAGTGATGATGTGGTGAATTTAGATGTGATGGAGCGCGCGGCTCAATCTGGCTTGAAAGTATTAACCGTGGATGATTCGCGTATTGCGCGCTCTCAGGTGAAAGAAACCTTGGTGAGTATTGGTATTGAAGTTATTCAAGCGGCTGATGGTTTGGAAGGCTTACATATATTGAAAAAACTAGCGGCAGAAGGGCCAATTAATAGTCAGTTACTAATGGTGATTACAGATGCTGAGATGCCATCAATGGATGGTTATATGCTTACCACCGAAATAAGAAAAGATCCTGATCTGAAAGACCTGTATGTGGTGTTACATACCTCTTTAAGTGGTAGCTTTAATGAGGCAATGGTAGATAAGGTTGGCTGTAATGCCTTTCTTTCAAAGTTCCAACCAGACAAGTTAGCTCAAGCGGTTGAAGTAAGAGCGAAACAACTCTTTGGCTAA